The following proteins are co-located in the Salvelinus sp. IW2-2015 linkage group LG36, ASM291031v2, whole genome shotgun sequence genome:
- the LOC111959957 gene encoding gamma-crystallin M1-like yields MGKITFYEDRNFQGRSYECMSDCPDMSSYMSRCQSCRVESGCFMAYERPSFMGQQFFMRRGEYPDMQRMISMGMMFDNIRSCRMIPQHRGSFRMRIYERENFGGQMHEMMDDCDSIQERYRMSDCQSCNVMDGHWLMYEQPHFRGRQMYMRPGEYRSFKEMGMGMGGMKFMSMRRINDMCN; encoded by the exons ATGGGCAAG ATTACCTTCTACGAGGACAGGAACTTCCAGGGCCGCTCCTATGAGTGCATGAGCGACTGCCCCGACATGTCCTCCTACATGTCCCGCTGCCAGTCCTGCAGGGTGGAGAGCGGCTGCTTCATGGCGTACGAGCGCCCCAGCTTCATGGGCCAGCAGTTCTTCATGAGGAGGGGAGAGTACCCTGACATGCAGCGCATGATAAGCATGGGCATGATGTTTGACAACATCCGGTCCTGCAGAATGATCCCCCAG CACAGAGGATCCTTCAGGATGAGGATCTACGAGAGGGAGAACTTCGGAGGTCAGATGCACGAGATGATGGACGACTGTGACTCCATCCAGGAGCGTTACCGTATGTCAGACTGCCAGTCCTGCAACGTGATGGACGGTCACTGGCTGATGTACGAGCAGCCCCACTTCAGAGGCAGGCAGATGTACATGAGACCTGGAGAGTACAGGAGCTTCAAAGAGATGGGCATGGGAATGGGAGGCATGAAGTTCATGAGCATGAGACGTATCAATGATATGtgcaattaa
- the LOC111959959 gene encoding gamma-crystallin M2-like produces the protein MGKITFYEDRNFQGRSYECNNDCTDLHSYFSRCNSIRVDSGCFMIYERPNYMGHQYYMRRGEYADYQRWMGFSSCIRSCRMIPMYRGSNRMRIYEKADFSGHMMEFMDDCPCVSDRFHHRHIYSCNIMNGFWIFYEYPNYRGRQYFLRAGEYRRYREWCATCAIVGSFRRVTDF, from the exons ATGGGCAAG ATTACATTTTACGAGGACAGGAACTTCCAAGGTCGTAGTTATGAGTGCAACAATGACTGCACAGACCTGCACTCCTACTTCAGCCGCTGTAACTCCATCAGGGTGGATAGTGGCTGTTTTATGATCTATGAGCGCCCCAACTACATGGGTCACCAGTATTACATGAGGAGGGGAGAGTATGCTGATTACCAGCGTTGGATGGGTTTCAGCAGCTGTATCCGATCCTGTCGTATGATTCCAATG TACCGGGGTTCAAATAGGATGCGAATCTACGAGAAGGCCGATTTCAGTGGTCACATGATGGAATTTATGGACGACTGTCCCTGTGTGTCTGATCGTTTCCACCACCGCCACATCTACTCTTGTAATATCATGAATGGCTTCTGGATCTTCTATGAGTATCCCAACTACCGGGGTCGACAGTACTTCCTGAGAGCCGGAGAGTACAGGAGATACCGTGAATGGTGCGCCACCTGCGCCATTGTAGGCTCTTTCAGACGGGTCACTGACTTTTAG
- the LOC111959958 gene encoding gamma-crystallin M2-like, with protein MTMGKIIFYEDRNFQGRSHECNSDCADLHSYFNRCNSLRVESGCFMVYERPNYMGNQYFVRRGEYPDNQRMIGINDCIRSCRMIPLHRGNYRMRMYDRPDMGGQMNELSDDCPNVQDRFRMSDINSCNVMDGHWLMYDQPNYKGRQYYVRPGEYRRFSDWGGQSPKIGSLRRITDFN; from the exons ATGACTATGGGAAAG ATAATCTTCTACGAGGACAGGAACTTCCAGGGTCGCTCTCATGAGTGTAACAGCGACTGTGCCGACCTGCACTCCTACTTCAACCGCTGCAACTCCCTCAGGGTTGAGAGCGGCTGCTTCATGGTTTATGAGCGCCCTAACTACATGGGAAACCAGTACTTCGTGAGGAGGGGAGAGTACCCCGATAACCAGCGAATGATTGGCATCAACGACTGCATCAGGTCCTGCCGTATGATCCCCCTG CACCGCGGCAACTACAGAATGAGAATGTATGATCGTCCTGACATGGGCGGCCAGATGAACGAGCTGAGCGACGACTGCCCCAATGTCCAGGACCGTTTCCGTATGTCCGACATCAATTCCTGCAACGTGATGGACGGCCACTGGCTGATGTACGACCAGCCCAACTACAAGGGAAGGCAGTACTATGTGAGGCCCGGTGAGTACAGGAGGTTCAGCGACTGGGGAGGCCAGAGCCCCAAGATCGGCTCCCTCAGAAGGATCACCGACTTCAACTAA